A window from Branchiostoma floridae strain S238N-H82 chromosome 16, Bfl_VNyyK, whole genome shotgun sequence encodes these proteins:
- the LOC118403605 gene encoding peroxisomal trans-2-enoyl-CoA reductase-like has protein sequence MAAGGLRVRSAFRQGLFTDKVAIVTGGGTGIGKAITQELLYLGCKVMIASRSEEKVRTAAAEMSSQIPTDSPAQIKALQCNIRKEEDVKNLFSKTIGEFGKLDFLVNNAGGQFPSPAAHISLKGWNAVVDTNLNGTFLCCREAYHSWMSEHGGVIVNIIADMWKGFPMMSHTGAARAAVDNLTKSLALEWAANGIRINSVAPGSSIYSDTAARNYSSSDNIFLREIPNIPAKRLGKPEEVSTAVCFLLSPSSAFITGETIKVDGGQSLYRFSFEVPDHNKQPAYDWEKLIKEEESDGSPKSKL, from the exons atggctgccggcGGTTTGCGAGTTCGCTCTGCTTTCCGACAAGGGCTTTTTACAGACAAAGTCGCTATCGTGACAGGAGGAGGAACAGGGATAGGGAAGGCCATAACTCAGGAACTGTTGTACTTAG gATGTAAAGTAATGATAGCATCCCGTAGTGAGGAGAAGGTGAGAACAGCAGCAGCAGAGATGTCCTCTCAGATACCCACAGACAGCCCTGCACAAATCAAGGCACTGCAGTGTAACATCAGGAAGGAGGAGGAT GTAAAGAATTTATTTTCCAAGACCATTGGTGAGTTTGGTAAACTGGACTTCCTGGTGAACAACGCCGGCGGTCAGTTCCCCAGCCCGGCTGCCCACATCAGTCTGAAGGGCTGGAATGCCGTGGTGGACACCAACCTTAATGGCACATTCCTCTGTTGCAGGGAAG CGTACCACTCCTGGATGTCTGAGCATGGTGGAGTCATTGTCAACATCATAGCAGACATGTGGAAAGGCTTTCCTATGATGAG TCACACAGGGGCTGCCCGTGCCGCTGTGGACAACCTGACAAAGAGCCTCGCCCTGGAGTGGGCAGCCAACGGGATCCGGATCAACTCTGTAGCGCCC GGAAGCAGTATCTACTCCGACACTGCAGCCAGAAACTATAGCTCTTCTGATAACATTTTCCTCCGTGAAATACCCAACATTCCAGCAAAACGCCTGGGAAAACCAGAGGAG GTGTCTACTGCGGTGTGTTTCTTATTGTCGCCTTCTTCTGCATTCATCACTGGAGAGACGATAAAGGTTGATGGAGGCCAGAGTCTGTATAGGTTCAGTTTTGAAGTCCCAG ATCACAACAAGCAGCCAGCCTATGACTGGGAGAAGTTGATCAAGGAAGAGGAGAGTGATGGCAGCCCCAAGTCTAAACTATAA